From the genome of Chanos chanos chromosome 5, fChaCha1.1, whole genome shotgun sequence, one region includes:
- the ndr2 gene encoding nodal-related 2 — MHSIGALRLVCSQLLLLGALGIHTNLYGIQSATSRRFNMDKGPRHHLPTYMMHLYRNFKTNQSRLMDYMEQEQAKQADTIKSIMSKSLAQQDRHWIITFDFSSLLAEKRIQAVELRIRLPWAKNHTNITVEISHQHDSSCQGPDICLENQSIGVLPGSSLISSSRHWRVYNVTSLLLDWLQDRPSSRKRKPPKSEQDRQQVDGSAQLDKLRQAHGSGSNRALLVIFSHTGSDEGSHDKASLLHTAEQSKFLLTTSSKEVKRTKRHRSKRGQRGQPVESPELAKEKSLCRRVDMHVDFNQIGWGSWIVFPKRYNAYRCEGSCPSPLGEEFKPTNHAYMQSLLKHYHSVRVPSPCCAPTKMSPLSMLYYENGEMILRHHEDMVVDECGCH; from the exons ATGCATTCAATCGGAGCGTTACGTCTTGTCTGTTCCCAACTATTATTACTTGGGGCACTGGGCATTCACACAAATTTGTACGGGATACAGAGCGCAACTTCTCGGAGGTTTAATATGGACAAGGGGCCCCGGCATCACCTACCTACGTATATGATGCACCTCTATCGGAATTTCAAGACGAATCAAAGCCGACTTATGGATTATATGGAACAAGAGCAAGCGAAACAAGCGGACACCATCAAAAGTATTATGTCAAAAA GTTTGGCTCAGCAAGACAGACACTGGATCATAACATTTGACTTCAGCTCCTTGCTGGCTGAAAAAAGGATTCAGGCAGTGGAGCTGAGGATTAGACTTCCATGGGCAAAGAATCACACCAATATCACTGTAGAGATCTCCCATCAGCATGACTCCTCCTGCCAAGGACCGGACATCTGTCTGGAGAACCAGTCAATTGGAGTTCTCCCAGGATCTTCCCTGATCAGTTCATCACGTCACTGGAGGGTGTACAATGTCACCAGTTTGCTACTTGATTGGCTGCAGGACAGACCTTCATCCAGAAAGAGGAAGCCACCAAAGTCAGAACAAGACAGACAGCAGGTGGATGGATCTGCCCAACTAGACAAGCTGAGGCAAGCCCACGGCAGTGGCAGTAATAGGGCTCTTCTAGTCATCTTTTCACACACGGGGTCAGATGAAGGTTCCCATGATAAGGCCAGTCTTCTTCACACAGCCGAGCAGTCCAAGTTTTTACTCACTACCAGCAGTAAGGAAGTCAAGAGGACCAAGCGGCACAGGAGCAAGCGTGGGCAAAGGGGCCAACCTGTGGAGAGTCCAGAACTGGCCAAAGAGAAGTCCCTTTGCCGGAGAGTGGACATGCATGTGGACTTCAACCAGATTGGATGGGGCTCATGGATTGTCTTTCCTAAGAGGTACAATGCATACCGCTGTGAAGGCAGCTGTCCAAGTCCTCTTGGAGAAGAGTTTAAACCCACAAATCACGCTTACATGCAG AGTCTACTCAAGCACTACCATTCCGTCAGAGTGCCATCTCCCTGCTGTGCCCCAACCAAAATGAGTCCCCTTAGCATGCTCTACTATGAGAATGGAGAGATGATCCTGAGGCATCATGAGGACATGGTTGTGGATGAATGTGGTTGCCACTGA